CCTTGactctaaaaaaaaacatacgtGTGAAACAATCATAAAACAAACCAGTAAAACACGAGCTGTGATTCCGGGTTTCAGGTCAGAGTCCCAgtggagaaacaaacacaaggtgGTTTTCCCTTTAGTTACATCACATGCTGCTGCAAACATGAGAAAACTTCatataagaaataaaataaaaaggcgaAAGTGTTCAGAATGATtgtaaaaactgatttaattcAAACACTGAAACGAAACAACCTGCTGATTTTAGCTCCTTCGACTTTAATCTTCATTCGTCAAATCGTCTGAAGAGTTTTAAAGGAAAAGCTTTTATTCTCGTACTTTTTACTACGTTTCCTGAGGATATTAGTGTTTTTAAAACCAGTGACTGcaaaaaataatgtttgaaCTCATAAAACAAGTCttgtgtgagaaaacagcaggaaaatgtctggaaatgtCACAATGGAGTGGGCGTGTCCCtctgacaaacaggaagtcactgCTCTGGTGGAAACTCTGATGGAAGTGAACGTGGAATCTGCAGCGTCAGAAGTCCGAGTCGTCTGTTACGGAGTTATCTGTGTTGGTGACGTCCTCCAGGGTCGGCcgggggggctgctgctgcttcttgtGGTGGTTACTGATGTGGGCGCTCAGACCCCTCTCCGTCATCTCGTAGATCTGACACTGGGCGCAGTGGAAGGGCGACACCCCCACGTGCCTGAACTGGTCGTCGAGGTACGACAGGATGGTCTTGAAGCGTCGGTCACAGATGTTGCAGCGTGGGATGGCGCCCGgatgctcctcctccaggtgtctCTTCAGGCCCGACCTCGTCCCTTTGAACCCCGGCGTCTCTGCTCCGGGTTCAGTGTCTGTCGCCTCCGGGCAGAGGCTGCAGGTGTAGACGGCGCCCTGTTTGGCGTGGCGCCGCGTGTGAGCGTCCAGCTCCGTCCGACTGTGAACCGCCCGcttgcaggaggtgcaggagaacttcttcttcctctccacccGATGCGTTTCTCTTAGATGAATGGCCAGACCGGACGCCGTCTTGAAGAGTCTCTTGGGCGGCGGGCACAGCGTGCACACCAGCTGTTttctccccgccccccccacgtCGCTGGCGTCCTCTCTGAGCTCCAACGCGCTCTTATTGCTCAcggctccctcctcttcctcctcctcttctgctctcctcttcctcttctgattCACCCTCTGTCTCGGCCTGGATGACCACTGAGTTCTGGACGTCATCGCTGAGTCAGCGGTGGCGTTTCCTTTGACCACGGGATGTTTGACCGGGCGCTGAGCCGAGAGCGATCTGTCCACAGACATGGTGAACTGGTAgctgtccctctcctcctctggattTGAATATTCAATGACGTAGACGCtgtcctcctccgcctcctcctcttcctcctcctcctcttcctcaggtaTGGAGTACTCCACCTCGTAGTAGTCCGCTGCTTCACCTTTAACCTTTGCCCCGAGGTCAGACGGCTCCTCTGCGATGTGGGTGTCGTCTATTCTCACCACGTTGATCTGGTCCATCCCGCCGGCCACGACAGAAGAGGGCGTGGCATTCCCTGCAGCTCCGCCTCCTACCAGCGGGCGCTCCGAAGACATCTGACACGAGAAATCAAAAATTAATCTTTAACCAGCTGCACATGTGACACCTTCTGTTCTCCATCCTCGTGAGGtcagacgagaggaagaggaggagaaaccatAACTCTTCTTTCTGTGTCATTAAATTTACCAGTTATCATCTCGGTTGTTTTTACATTGAGAAGAAAAACGTCTGCAGCAATAAAAGCTCataaactttgaatattacTTCTTGTTTTCTTAATAATGACTTATGTGCAGTAAGGATGTGTTATATTAGTAGAAAATAACGGTCCTGTTCTCCACAGCTCGTGTCCAGTTCAGTTTTTAAACTCTGCTATTAGAACATCGTgtagaaaaacataaaataatgcttaaaaattaaattaaacatttaggAAACTGTTGTTTCCATGAGAAGCAGTTTAACGCTTCCTGTGAAGAAGAATAATTCATATTTTAGATATGAAGTTTGAGTCAGAGCAGGTGAAATTAAGCAGAGCATTTCAAATCACAGGTCAAGATGTAAACACTCAGATATATAACCTCATATATCACATATAACCTCGTATGATATATAAACAATCTACGAGTCAGACATCAACTCAACGAGCCTGGacgccagacgaacttagccccgcccacaacatttgacgTCGGGAATAGGTATAGCCTATTAAGTAAAATGTGCATTGACAACACATAGGAATATACAGACTGTTAAATATGGTGATGACCACAGATGCAATAGCAGAGCAGGTCAGTGGAATACTATTACACTGAAATGCATATTGCAAATTTACACTgttcactagggttgcaaaaattccgggaatattcaaagttggaaactttccatgggaattaacgggaataaactggaaatgttgtgggtaatttatactaactgtatttaccttgtcatatacagacataaatataaacattttgttgtgtcataggctgatttgagccctgaggaaactttgggcacttgactatatgcttctgcatcgttgtgtcattcttaacataggtctttgcacagtatttgcaaatgtacacagcctttccttctacattggatgaggtgaaatgtctccacacatgagagagtgcacgtggcattgttctgtagaataagatgagagaaaagattgtaaaaaaacactaatgcaatgccagagatataaatagttagacaaacaattggaatcgtctgtgaaaatattttacaattgatggataaatgaatggaaatagtctagatgaacagatgaacaatcctcaatcagcatgctaatatattttcccagtaatatcatggaaacttacctgactagtcctgcacactacagcaggcctcagtagccctgctgtagagtgaagcatgctgggagttatctgtgcatgtgatggaagaatgaccagtggagggttgaaactcaacgttccatgtGTAACAGAGATAAGAAtgcactgtatttatttttgtttataatttgtagTTGTGTcaattttattatgttattttattttgttaacccTTCCTGCggaagtgatgtcactgtgtaCCACTTTTTGTGCTCCCCGAGTGTGTTACTTCCTGTCAGTTCTTCTGTTCCCTCAGTTAAACTTTTCCTCACAGAGGACTGTTGTGTGGAGCTGCTAACTTACAGTGACATTCACTCCATATCTGCAGGTCTGCAGGAgaataaagcaacaaatatcAAGTcctgagttgtgtgtgtttcatgtctgtTACACATGCATCTTTAAAAGAGAGTTTTGAATGaggtttttattgctcagcgtttagttttcttattttttttcaaaattcccgagcttaacttccgctggaaagtttcaggaaactttcagctcctttgcaaccctactgttcactgtttttttacttcactttttatatattttatatatttgtatatagatATGTGTATGTCTaaaaaaatgttactttgtataaatattagaaaaatttagtaaataagaagtaaatagtgagtaaatatatattgttttttttatgggtggtgtatttattgtgtttttatgtttctatgttcattgtatgcaccaataaccagagtagACTccaggtgtaaacctacttggcaataattctgattctgaatggTGATTGTGGGATCAATACACGTGTGTTTATCACATGGGACAATAAACACAACTCACTGTTCTCACATGGAAACTTGGCACTCGAGGTTATTGTCATAGTCATATCATAAGAAGTAGAAATGTATCAACAACCAGCTCACCTCTGTAACGCTTCTTCGCGTGTTTCCGGTTGGAGTTGACGGATCCGGGCAGATCTTGTCATATCTATGGATCTTCTTCTCGGAGGGACTCGCCCCCCCCCGGGCTCTTTCCTCGGGTGAACACGCGTCTTCAGCCTGGTCTCCTTCGGCCACCGTCCACTGTCTAAACACCGGAAGGTCGCGTTCCAACCGTGTTACCAAGTTCTTACAGGACCGACAGATGCGAAAGGATTTGTTTGGTGTGTTGAGGAGTTTTAATCCTAAACGACGAAGTTGTTCGTACGTGCATCCGCCTTTACTGCTTGTATCAAAGATGCTGATCGTGTTGCAAAGTTCTCCTTTTATCCGTAAATTCTTTTTACAACACCGGCAAAAATCGTTTTTACTCATCTTCTGTGCAGTTAAGTGctgttgacaacaactatgcgtcgctttcAACTCTTCACCCCGGAAGAGAAGCGGCCGGACTTCCGGTACAGAGCGCCCTCTGGCGGCGGGGAGGAGAGTGTTCAAATTACCGGGACTAAATACTGTGAATGAGCTTTTAAGTTTTTAATATATAGaataaactatatataaaaacaatataatctCAATCTCAACCGTCTatctgtataaaaaaaatacataattctAATCTACCTGTATTATCCCATTTTCAGTTCTTTTTACCCATTCAGTGTCTTTCCTTTATTGATTATACATTAATACACGTCTAGTCGAATAATAATaccgataataataataattactgtAGTGGCTATTTGTCCACAGGATGTGTCTGTCAAATTAAACGTAACCAAAAGCCACTGAGGCACCAGTCGAGATGCGTTGTAAATAAAGACGTCCATTGTCCACACTGAGTTCACGTTGACCCTTTGATACAAAAGCATACAAGCACCTTCTAGTGCACAATATGGGTAAAACATAACCCGCATTCATTTCATGTGTTATAGCATGCATGGCtgggtgtttctttgctatattgtTCATAGTCTTCATTTAggagaaggctcctttgatcaggagaaggctcctttgatCAAGAGAACGCTCCTTTGATCAGGAGAACGCTCCTTTGATGTGATTCATCATAGTAGCCTTCTTCCTGAAGGAGAGCTGGATTCTAAGATTCACCCACAACTCCAGCTTGAGCCGGTAGAACACTGTCGACTCAGCATCAGAGATTTCAGCACCAGAATGCAGACCAGCAAGCGCTGCCTAATTTATCTGATCTTCATACAACTTCTTTACGACCATCTGCATCAGTGAGTCTGAAACGATCGTGACcagacagactcacactctggataaagaaaatcgaggcatattttcaaatgcacaTCATTCAGTACATTACGTATATACTGTTgtattttgagttttatttcGTTGATCTAGCCAGAAaataagctagc
The genomic region above belongs to Limanda limanda chromosome 20, fLimLim1.1, whole genome shotgun sequence and contains:
- the si:dkey-226l10.6 gene encoding zinc finger and BTB domain-containing protein 24, with protein sequence MSKNDFCRCCKKNLRIKGELCNTISIFDTSSKGGCTYEQLRRLGLKLLNTPNKSFRICRSCKNLVTRLERDLPVFRQWTVAEGDQAEDACSPEERARGGASPSEKKIHRYDKICPDPSTPTGNTRRSVTEMSSERPLVGGGAAGNATPSSVVAGGMDQINVVRIDDTHIAEEPSDLGAKVKGEAADYYEVEYSIPEEEEEEEEEEAEEDSVYVIEYSNPEEERDSYQFTMSVDRSLSAQRPVKHPVVKGNATADSAMTSRTQWSSRPRQRVNQKRKRRAEEEEEEEGAVSNKSALELREDASDVGGAGRKQLVCTLCPPPKRLFKTASGLAIHLRETHRVERKKKFSCTSCKRAVHSRTELDAHTRRHAKQGAVYTCSLCPEATDTEPGAETPGFKGTRSGLKRHLEEEHPGAIPRCNICDRRFKTILSYLDDQFRHVGVSPFHCAQCQIYEMTERGLSAHISNHHKKQQQPPRPTLEDVTNTDNSVTDDSDF